The Flavobacterium praedii genome window below encodes:
- a CDS encoding DUF2752 domain-containing protein gives MKRDRKILGIIGAVITLVIPFFLMLHNQNNHLETDQSLCPFKMLTGFPCPGCGITKSLVYLYEGDLYKSMYYHVLGPFVVLFCLVTIVVLIAELITKKEYFNGILYNKKLAYFLACFLIFYQIVRITYFVENNTYDSILKESIWK, from the coding sequence ATGAAACGAGACCGTAAAATACTCGGAATTATAGGGGCTGTGATAACCCTTGTAATTCCGTTTTTTTTAATGTTACACAATCAGAATAATCATCTTGAAACCGATCAGTCTTTGTGTCCTTTCAAAATGCTTACTGGTTTTCCTTGTCCTGGCTGTGGAATTACCAAATCATTGGTGTATCTCTATGAAGGGGATTTGTACAAAAGCATGTATTACCATGTTTTAGGACCATTTGTGGTTCTTTTTTGTTTGGTGACAATAGTTGTTCTAATTGCCGAATTAATTACTAAAAAAGAATACTTCAACGGAATTTTATACAATAAAAAACTAGCCTACTTTCTAGCCTGTTTTTTGATTTTTTATCAAATAGTTAGAATAACCTATTTTGTAGAAAACAATACCTACGATTCAATTCTAAAAGAATCCATTTGGAAATAA
- a CDS encoding DUF4234 domain-containing protein, with translation MENKPEETWNTPKNPIPTFKVDPVVVLILSFLTCGLYLIYWNLKASEVLNAVGEKEIISSPIAIFAGCCYPINAYFFYLVGKDGLPATQKRLGLPVKDDSVLLLVLGLLFPMVAAMIVQSEINKLYS, from the coding sequence ATGGAAAATAAACCTGAAGAAACTTGGAATACACCCAAGAATCCAATCCCAACATTCAAAGTAGACCCAGTGGTGGTGTTAATTTTAAGTTTTTTAACTTGTGGTTTGTATTTAATTTACTGGAATTTAAAAGCATCCGAAGTATTAAATGCAGTAGGAGAAAAAGAAATTATTTCGAGCCCCATAGCTATTTTTGCAGGATGCTGCTATCCAATAAATGCCTATTTCTTTTATTTGGTGGGTAAAGACGGATTGCCAGCGACACAAAAAAGACTCGGATTGCCTGTCAAAGATGATTCTGTACTTTTATTAGTATTAGGATTATTATTTCCAATGGTCGCTGCAATGATTGTGCAAAGTGAGATCAATAAATTGTATTCATAA
- a CDS encoding 2-hydroxyacid dehydrogenase, protein MDIKILHIDSNHPLLWDQLEQAGFINHADFTSSKQEIEAKIQDYQGIVIRSRFKIDKQFLDKATNLQFIARVGAGLESIDCDYAISKNIALIAAPEGNCNAVAEHTLGMILSLFNKLNIADSEIRSGEWNREKNRGYELDGKTVGIIGYGNMGKAFAKKLRGFEVEVLCYDIKENVGDANAKQVSLQELQQKTDVLSLHIPWTPETDKMVNLDFINAFAKNIWIINTSRGKNIITADLVTAMQSGKVLGAGLDVLEYEKLSFETLFQDKNTPEAFQYLLDGRKVILTPHIAGWTYESHERLAQVIVDKIKALYGKS, encoded by the coding sequence ATGGACATAAAAATCCTTCATATAGACAGCAATCACCCTTTACTTTGGGATCAATTGGAACAAGCAGGTTTTATCAATCATGCCGATTTTACTTCTTCAAAACAAGAAATTGAAGCTAAAATTCAAGATTATCAAGGAATTGTTATTCGAAGCCGTTTTAAAATAGACAAACAGTTCCTAGACAAAGCTACAAATTTGCAATTCATTGCTCGTGTGGGCGCGGGGCTTGAAAGTATCGATTGTGATTATGCAATCTCTAAGAATATTGCACTCATTGCCGCACCCGAAGGGAATTGTAATGCCGTTGCCGAACATACTTTGGGAATGATTTTGTCACTCTTCAACAAATTAAACATAGCCGATAGCGAAATTCGTTCTGGTGAATGGAACAGAGAGAAAAATCGCGGATACGAACTCGATGGTAAAACCGTTGGGATTATTGGTTATGGTAACATGGGAAAAGCATTTGCTAAAAAACTTCGTGGTTTTGAGGTTGAAGTTTTGTGTTACGACATCAAAGAAAATGTAGGTGATGCCAATGCCAAACAGGTTTCATTACAAGAATTACAACAAAAAACCGATGTCTTGAGTTTGCATATTCCGTGGACACCCGAGACGGATAAAATGGTAAATTTGGATTTTATAAATGCTTTCGCAAAAAATATTTGGATAATCAATACCTCAAGGGGAAAGAATATTATTACTGCCGATTTGGTTACCGCTATGCAATCCGGAAAAGTTCTTGGTGCTGGCTTGGACGTTTTAGAATACGAAAAATTATCTTTTGAAACACTCTTTCAAGACAAAAATACCCCCGAAGCTTTTCAGTATTTATTGGATGGTCGAAAAGTGATTCTTACACCGCACATAGCAGGATGGACATATGAAAGTCATGAAAGATTGGCGCAAGTAATTGTAGATAAAATTAAAGCTTTGTATGGAAAAAGCTAG
- a CDS encoding OmpA family protein, with protein sequence MSKKFLYLLGILLAMLLGTWMYPDECCANEEKQGTDEKIMDVTASGNSFQLQGNGFDYKTNQNLKFLNDDSNLLNPISDSINIGIVKLKEFLDQSPNQKLLITGYATSLEKNTTSFENLGFARAENIKNYFVTMGIPKEKFTTDGKIIDSWKRSGDTLLGPAKYQFISTEATSNDNKWNSLRDSINANPLVLYFKTNQINIQLNQEEAAKIATIQRYLEKVPDSKISAIGHTDNVGSPENNMLLGQERADFAKRYLIKKGIDETKIISTSKGQTEPIADNESAEGKAKNRRTVITINK encoded by the coding sequence ATGTCAAAAAAATTTTTATACCTATTGGGTATATTATTGGCAATGCTTCTGGGAACTTGGATGTATCCAGATGAATGTTGTGCCAATGAGGAAAAACAAGGAACAGATGAAAAGATTATGGATGTTACAGCATCTGGTAATTCGTTTCAACTACAGGGAAATGGTTTTGATTATAAAACCAATCAAAATTTAAAATTCTTAAATGATGACAGTAATTTATTGAATCCAATAAGCGATTCGATCAACATTGGAATTGTTAAATTAAAAGAATTTCTGGATCAAAGTCCAAATCAAAAACTACTAATTACGGGTTATGCTACTTCACTCGAAAAAAACACGACTAGTTTTGAAAATTTAGGATTTGCAAGAGCAGAAAATATAAAGAACTATTTTGTCACTATGGGAATACCTAAGGAAAAATTCACTACTGATGGAAAGATAATCGATTCATGGAAAAGGAGCGGCGACACTTTATTAGGCCCAGCCAAATATCAATTCATATCAACAGAAGCTACTTCTAATGATAACAAATGGAATAGCCTTAGAGACTCAATAAATGCTAATCCATTAGTACTTTATTTTAAAACCAATCAAATAAACATCCAATTAAATCAAGAAGAAGCTGCAAAAATCGCAACTATTCAGAGGTATTTAGAAAAAGTTCCAGACAGCAAAATTTCGGCTATAGGGCATACGGATAATGTTGGTTCTCCTGAAAACAATATGCTTTTAGGTCAAGAAAGAGCCGATTTTGCCAAACGATATCTAATTAAAAAAGGCATAGACGAAACTAAAATAATCAGCACTTCTAAAGGGCAAACGGAACCAATTGCTGACAATGAATCAGCTGAAGGAAAAGCCAAAAATAGACGTACCGTAATCACAATAAATAAATAG
- the nhaA gene encoding Na+/H+ antiporter NhaA — MKLSKTFDAFFQSEKAGGIILLLVTILSLLLANSSIQTEYIGFWNTEIGHHSITHWINDGLMTIFFLLIGLELEREIYDGELSNIKNAILPIFGALGGMIVPAGIFLAFNYGTLTQNGAGIPMATDIAFAIGVLSLLGNRIPASLKIFLTALAVIDDLGAILVIAIFYTQTIAFDNLLIAFAIMGFLFILNRRKVHHLAPYLIGGAFMWYFMLNSGVHATITGVLLAFVIPFGDGSSKTASYQLQHFLHKPVAFFILPLFAIANTCIAINSNWHAGLSHENSIGIILGLVIGKPLGIWFFSFLAVTLGICTLPKDLKWKNILGAGMLGGIGFTMSIFITLLAFKNDGEEIITYSKIAILIASFLSGTFGFLWLKLTFKNPIKKLKSNK; from the coding sequence ATGAAATTAAGCAAAACATTTGATGCTTTTTTCCAAAGTGAAAAAGCTGGAGGAATAATCCTTTTATTAGTTACAATACTGTCATTACTTTTGGCGAATTCTTCTATTCAAACCGAATACATCGGCTTTTGGAATACCGAAATTGGACATCATTCTATAACCCATTGGATTAATGATGGATTAATGACAATCTTCTTTTTATTGATTGGACTGGAATTAGAACGAGAAATTTATGATGGTGAATTGTCCAACATCAAAAATGCGATACTTCCAATTTTTGGAGCATTGGGAGGCATGATTGTTCCCGCTGGAATTTTTTTGGCATTCAATTATGGCACTCTTACTCAAAACGGTGCCGGTATTCCTATGGCTACAGATATTGCTTTTGCCATTGGTGTTTTGTCATTATTAGGGAATAGAATTCCTGCCTCGTTAAAAATATTCTTAACAGCTCTTGCAGTCATTGATGACTTGGGTGCCATACTTGTGATTGCCATATTTTATACTCAAACCATTGCATTTGATAATTTATTAATTGCATTTGCTATTATGGGGTTCCTCTTTATCTTAAACCGACGAAAAGTACATCACCTGGCACCTTACTTAATTGGAGGTGCATTTATGTGGTATTTTATGTTGAATTCAGGCGTTCACGCCACTATTACTGGTGTCTTATTAGCATTTGTCATTCCATTTGGTGACGGTAGTTCAAAAACAGCTTCTTATCAATTGCAACATTTTCTTCATAAACCGGTTGCCTTTTTTATCCTTCCCCTTTTTGCTATTGCCAATACTTGCATAGCTATAAATTCGAACTGGCATGCGGGATTAAGCCATGAAAATTCAATAGGAATTATATTAGGACTTGTCATAGGAAAGCCTTTGGGCATCTGGTTCTTTTCATTTCTGGCAGTAACCTTAGGCATTTGTACATTGCCTAAAGATTTAAAATGGAAAAACATTTTGGGAGCAGGCATGCTCGGAGGTATTGGATTTACCATGTCTATTTTTATCACTTTATTAGCTTTTAAAAACGATGGTGAAGAAATTATAACCTATTCTAAAATAGCCATTTTGATTGCTTCCTTTCTATCTGGAACTTTTGGTTTTTTATGGTTAAAACTCACTTTTAAAAATCCAATAAAAAAATTAAAATCAAATAAATAG
- a CDS encoding DUF1800 domain-containing protein, whose translation MGNSILTRRALFTKLLKRLLVNAQEKDPLFEKYSRKIYNGRRYSSLINPKKDQTSKSGSETERVTNVTSGLAPYTGTWSTSEALHLLRRTGFGFQKKDVDTLLGLSMNQAVNLVLTIDTTPPAPPVNHYNNEKPDENGLPYGADWTNDAFITNDIGGNTNGNRTSGLSSWWLGLAFNQDISIREKMTLFWYHFIPVDFEFIKQSSNEYCNTNSARICYKYIKMFRDNATGNYKSLIRNMATQPAMMFYLNNQANTKSAPDENFAREVMELFTLGKEEASQYTEADVIQAAKVLTGWRVQNLNTINEATNFVDKLHDTSTKKFSSFFNNNPIANTGAGELDLFIDMIFSKSKVVSEYICRRLYRFFVYYDIDANIEANVIVPLAQHFVANNWNILPVLDKLFKSEHFFDMANRGVFIKSPLDVIVGTMRTFNLNYNVADATNYEAQYDLWNTFNYAMYDMQQAMGSIPNVAGWQAFYQKPSFHEYWINSNSIQRRYGLIEYLFYGFDKEKNGLITRMEVDVIAFVKQFPNATCKDPNALVNECIKYLLPIDFSMGAKDAIKTQTLLTGQASDYYWSSAWQTYINNPNEMNLQIVKTRIRSLLLTIVEFAEYQLM comes from the coding sequence ATGGGAAACAGTATACTAACAAGGCGCGCTTTATTTACAAAATTACTGAAAAGGTTGTTAGTGAATGCCCAGGAAAAGGACCCTCTTTTTGAAAAATATTCTCGTAAAATATACAATGGCCGTCGTTATTCTTCTTTAATAAACCCAAAAAAAGACCAAACCAGTAAATCAGGTTCAGAAACCGAACGCGTGACGAATGTTACAAGCGGTCTTGCTCCTTACACAGGTACATGGTCAACATCTGAAGCCTTACATTTATTAAGAAGAACAGGATTTGGTTTCCAAAAAAAGGATGTAGATACTTTATTGGGACTTTCCATGAATCAAGCCGTTAATCTAGTTTTAACGATTGATACTACTCCTCCTGCCCCTCCGGTAAATCATTACAATAACGAAAAACCAGACGAAAATGGTCTTCCTTATGGTGCCGATTGGACAAATGATGCTTTTATTACAAATGATATTGGTGGAAACACAAATGGCAATCGAACTTCAGGACTAAGTTCATGGTGGCTGGGACTTGCTTTCAATCAAGATATTAGCATTCGAGAAAAAATGACACTCTTTTGGTATCACTTTATTCCAGTAGATTTTGAGTTTATAAAGCAATCATCAAATGAATATTGCAATACCAATTCGGCTCGAATTTGTTACAAATACATCAAAATGTTTCGGGATAATGCCACTGGGAATTACAAATCCTTAATTCGCAATATGGCCACACAACCCGCAATGATGTTCTATTTGAACAATCAGGCCAATACCAAATCAGCTCCCGATGAGAATTTTGCCCGTGAAGTTATGGAGCTTTTTACACTTGGTAAAGAAGAAGCCAGTCAATACACAGAGGCCGATGTTATTCAAGCCGCCAAAGTACTTACAGGATGGAGAGTTCAAAATCTTAACACTATTAACGAGGCCACTAATTTTGTAGACAAACTGCACGACACAAGTACCAAGAAATTTTCTTCTTTTTTTAACAATAATCCTATTGCAAACACTGGGGCAGGAGAATTGGATTTATTTATAGATATGATTTTCTCCAAATCGAAAGTAGTCTCCGAATACATTTGTCGCCGTTTGTACCGTTTCTTCGTGTATTATGATATTGATGCCAATATAGAAGCCAATGTAATTGTTCCTTTGGCACAGCATTTTGTCGCTAATAATTGGAATATCTTACCCGTTTTGGACAAATTATTTAAAAGCGAACACTTTTTTGACATGGCTAATCGAGGTGTTTTCATCAAATCTCCTCTGGATGTTATTGTCGGAACGATGCGGACGTTTAATCTCAATTACAACGTGGCCGATGCCACCAATTATGAGGCACAATATGATCTTTGGAACACCTTTAATTATGCGATGTACGACATGCAGCAAGCTATGGGATCTATTCCAAATGTAGCAGGTTGGCAAGCTTTTTACCAAAAACCCTCTTTTCATGAATATTGGATTAATTCCAATTCGATTCAAAGACGTTATGGCTTGATTGAATATTTATTTTATGGTTTTGATAAGGAAAAAAATGGTTTAATCACCAGAATGGAAGTCGATGTCATTGCTTTTGTTAAACAATTTCCAAATGCAACTTGTAAAGATCCAAACGCATTGGTTAACGAATGTATCAAATATTTATTACCAATCGATTTTAGTATGGGTGCCAAAGATGCCATTAAAACGCAAACCCTTTTAACAGGGCAGGCTTCCGATTATTATTGGTCTAGTGCTTGGCAAACCTATATCAATAACCCAAACGAAATGAACCTTCAGATAGTCAAAACAAGAATACGAAGTTTATTGCTCACTATTGTTGAATTTGCAGAATATCAGTTAATGTAG